The Acetivibrio saccincola genome window below encodes:
- a CDS encoding restriction endonuclease subunit S, with translation MSVSEWRETNLDEVLSFYNGKKRPTESGNIPVYGGNGILSYCNSYNTEGESLIIGRVGAYCGNVFYENKKCWISDNAILAKAKTNVSCKFMYYILKHTNLNDMHIGSSQPLLTQGILKGLTTTMPRFAEQKAIAATLSALDDMIELNNQINKTLEEMAQAIFKSWFVDFEPFKDGEFEESELGLIPKGWRVVELGEITEEIRERVKDRKIPVFSAVKTGDLVLSEDYFTKQVFSRDISKYIVVKPFDFAYNPARINIGSIGINEFSYTGCVSPVYVVFRTDQKYKWFFKMLTRTERFKKEVNTRASGSVRQTLNFDEFSKIKVVYPYAEIVEEYNYIFEGLIMAKSKIEEEISILSEIRDTLLPKLMSGEIRVPVEEVV, from the coding sequence GTGAGTGTAAGTGAGTGGAGAGAAACTAATTTAGATGAGGTTCTTAGTTTTTATAACGGTAAGAAAAGGCCGACGGAAAGTGGAAATATACCAGTTTATGGTGGGAATGGTATTTTGAGTTATTGCAATAGCTATAATACTGAAGGTGAAAGCCTTATAATAGGTCGTGTTGGTGCTTATTGTGGCAATGTTTTTTACGAAAACAAAAAATGCTGGATATCAGATAATGCCATATTAGCAAAAGCAAAAACTAATGTTTCTTGTAAATTCATGTATTATATACTTAAGCATACGAATTTAAATGATATGCACATTGGAAGTTCACAACCGCTTTTGACACAGGGAATATTAAAAGGTCTAACAACGACTATGCCACGATTTGCGGAGCAAAAAGCCATCGCCGCCACACTATCGGCCCTTGACGATATGATCGAGCTTAACAACCAAATCAACAAAACCCTTGAAGAAATGGCTCAGGCGATCTTCAAGTCCTGGTTTGTGGATTTTGAGCCGTTTAAGGATGGGGAGTTTGAAGAAAGCGAACTGGGGCTGATACCTAAGGGGTGGAGAGTTGTTGAATTAGGCGAAATTACAGAGGAAATAAGAGAAAGGGTTAAGGATAGAAAAATACCTGTTTTTTCAGCAGTTAAGACAGGAGATTTAGTATTATCTGAGGATTATTTTACAAAACAAGTTTTTAGCAGAGATATTTCTAAGTATATTGTTGTTAAGCCGTTCGACTTCGCATACAATCCTGCAAGAATCAATATTGGCTCAATTGGAATAAACGAATTCTCTTACACAGGGTGTGTTAGTCCTGTTTATGTTGTATTTAGAACTGATCAAAAATATAAATGGTTTTTTAAGATGTTAACAAGAACTGAAAGATTTAAAAAAGAAGTTAATACTCGAGCGTCAGGATCTGTAAGACAAACGCTAAACTTTGATGAGTTTTCTAAAATAAAAGTAGTATATCCATATGCTGAAATCGTTGAAGAGTATAATTATATTTTTGAAGGCTTAATTATGGCGAAAAGCAAAATAGAAGAAGAAATTAGTATTCTTAGTGAAATTCGCGATACTTTGCTACCTAAGTTGATGAGCGGTGAGATAAGAGTACCAGTGGAAGAGGTTGTATAA